attgactagtaatataggagtcgccattcagtttttaatgacaatgagaaaaactgacaaaacgcggttatcgtgacataaagggagtgcaattatgtttgaccacgacggccataggttcccttgtgatccctggtgtggggatctctcaacatacacccacaaggtagagattgagggttcgggggactgtaactaccgagaggagtactcgctcatcgataactccagaggtaggatatccttactagctcagcataaataattgaagggacatgcgttaactattaaactaatctgggttgatttttaacaatatgcaacatataatactagatcgagcgcggttatctgatttagattgtattaagggacctagcatgataatccaatttcccaaaaatattatctttactaggcatgatagaacaatcagatttaattagtttaacagttcataaaagggcgaggaaagcaatttaatcatggaaaagggacacattacgacgcacccttgagaggtgcgtcacggttctcagaaaactaatcactttggctttgctatttctccttttatttaacgaatctcaagttacgggacaggatacgttctgttcgatttttggatcgatagcgacagaacgcgtgatcaatttcgcagcgtgaggcttaggcttaggggttagagtcaatactcagaatatgaattgtgtgttcctttcacatcgaacttggggctatatttacagaaaagagttcgtggaaagatagaattgtagaactctaatccacgaggaattaggaaagaacacgtcccaggtaatttcagcgcccagggctgggcgccgaagatttcggcgcccagagccaggcgttgaaaatagggtctgggccgtttctttgtcagattcggactcttagaatccggagtgtatgagacttaatcgagtgttttagtgcgtattaattttatgacgggatgcgcctgggcccgttacgaactctaggctcgttaggattttaatttaatacgtaactcttattttcgaatcgtattaggaataggattctctcgcaacttctatctcatttaggatttatgttggagtgcaacacctaattctgacaggtttctatcttttataacttgccacttttaacaactacccattacggcagttactatttttagcaggtttccataaatagaaggtttctataaatagcaagtttcgggtgaaatgaaaagggtgattgagattcgttattttataggatatgcgttgccaagtggagatttatgttctcatcatcgaaccttccctttcgggaattgggacaaaagtaggtgtctacagctttTTGAATGGACTTCAAGACAGTGCCAAGCTAACAAAGTGAAGGGTAGATGcgatgcttcaagaccaagtttttggggccatactagttcaccaaatttatttatgcttttatattaaaattggtatatgtatattatgcatgaatgcgttgtttgtatgtttgattaaggatttaattcactaaataatcaaaccaacatagaaacaactaggtccaaggaatattgagtttaaaattgccttccaaatcaagcacttacaaaaatcttcgAACCTAAGATAgcaggtttccgccaaagcgaggtgttattttattattcctagatggtaaggtatcccaaatgAACACGTTGAATGTGGTTTGAAAACAATATTGGtgtatgttgtggcaatggaataaattatggtattaatttattaaccaagagtagtttggaTATTACCAGCCAGGGGCGGAGCACAATGGAGGCCCAAGTAGGCCATGGCCCCCCCTAACGGCCCAACTACCCCTATTATACTACAGACTCACAAGTTCAAATCAGATAGTTTTCTTTTAGATTGGCCCCCCCCTAAGCCCATTAAACtgaatataaaatttaaaaacacTAAAACAAAGTACATAGTTTTGCCGTGTATCAAGACGTTGCCGTGTATCAGTAAGTAATCAAGCTAGTACTCTCATTGGGAACATCAAGTTTCCAGACTTTTCTATGGagattattttctctctcttactcTCTCTCATTATTTCAATTTCGTATATATGGAgcacagaaaaaaaaaataaaactttcCCTCTCATTTCCATAATCTGTTAGAAACCCAGAAAATTGTTCATCATTCAAACAACAACAGTTTAAGGTATGATACAAATCCCATCTTTGATTCTTTAATTTGTGAGTTTATGATTTCttgttatttttcaattaatttaattttgagcaTATATTATTATTACGAAGTATATGTGAAATTGTAATAATTATCACCCTAATTAACTTTATTTTGTCATCCCTTGATCTGTTTGTACTTTTGTTTGATTCCTAATGCTTGATTTCTAATGTTTTGCAATTTAGTGGTCATGTTGTTATTTAGAATAATTGTTATTATTACTTTAAATTTGGGAAATTAATTTAAGGTGATTGTTTTTAGCAGTTGTCCTTCACATTGCTAATGGGAAAGCAAAGTAAAATTGATTCAATATTTAAACGAAAAAGCACTGAAATTTCTGAAAATAATGGGGATGGTGACTTCTCTTCTCTACTAGCTGAAAATCTAGCCATAGAAAACCGACCTTCAAAACACCATAGAGTTGAAACTATGGAAGAAATTGGTACCAATTCCATTGAACGTGATCCCGGGAAGAGAAAATAAATTTGGGAGTACCCTGTTGAACAACAAGATGCTATTCGGCGAGCTTATTTAAGCCTAGGTCCTTATCAACCCATACTTTCGGAGTATAAAAAGTATGGACCATCCTCTCATCAACGTCGTTTTCAATCTTCATGGTTTTCATTATATCGATCTTGGTTAGAGTATTCTCAAGAAGTGGATGCTGTGTTTTGTCTTCTGTGTTTTCTCTTTAATAAGCCTAATGGTCATCCAGGACAAAGGGCCTTCACAGTAGATGGATTTCGTAATTGGAAGAAAGTTAGAAATGGGATGAGATGCCCTTTACTAAATCATGTGGGTAAAGACCCAAATTCATCTCATAAATTATGCGAGCAAGCTTGTGAAGATTTATTGAACCAAGCTCAACATATGCCACATGTAATTATGAGACAAACATTGCAGCAAATAGCAGATAATCGATTGCGACTAAAAGCTTCTATTGATGCAGTCTTATATTGGTATTTCAGGGATGCGCCATGAGAGGCCATGATGAAAAAAGAGGCTCTGTAAATCGTGGTAACTTTCTAGAGCTTGTAACTCTCTTGTCTTCCTATGATAAAAATGTTGCCAAAGTTGTCTTAGACAATGCCCCAAAAAATGCTTCTTATATCTCCCCAGACTCACAAAAAGAGATTTTACAAGTTGTATCTGAGAAGGTAAAGTGGGCAATACGTGAAGAAATAAACAATGCAAACTATTGCATCATTGTTGATGAAGCTAGTGACATGTCAAGAAAGGAGCAAATGGCCATTGTTCTAAGATATGTTGACAATGATGGCTTTGTAAGAGAGCGTTTTTTCAGCCTCGTTCATGTTTCTGACACCTCGTCTATGACTCTAAAAAATGAAATATGTTCAGTTCTCTCTCACTATGGTTTTGATATTCGAAATATAAGAGGCCAGGGTTATGACGGAGCAAGTAACATGAGAGGGGAATGGAATGGGTTGCAAGCTCTTATTTCTAGAGAATGTCCTTATGCTTACTACATTCATTGTTTTGCTCATCGGTTGCAATTGGCATTAGTTGCTGCATCTAAAGAAGTAATCCCTGTTTATCAATTCTTTTCTAAATTGGCTTCCATTGTCACTTTTGTTTTGGGTTCTTGCAAGCGTAGTGATGAACTGAGAGCCACTTTTGCCACTGAAATTGCTTCTTTGATTGAAAGTAATGAGCTTCAAACTGGGACGggcctcaatcaaatgatgaatTTGCAGCGACCTGGAGACACACGTTGGAGTTCCCATTTGAAATCTATTTCGAGCTTGATAAAGATGTTCAGGGCAACATGTAATGTTCTTGGAAAAATTGTGGATGAGGGAAATACTCCTTCTCAACGAGGGGAAGCATTTTCATCTCTTGAGGCTATGAATTCCTTTGAATTTGTTTTTGTCTTACATCTCATGAAAGAAATTATGGAGATTACAGATTCTCTTTGCCAAGCTTTGCAACGCAAGTCTCAAGATATATTAAATGCAATGCACCTTGTCTCAAGCACAAAGGATCTTCTCCAAAATTTAAGAGATAACGGATGGGAAACACTTCTTGCAAAGGTAAGATGATATGAACTTCAAAATTCCATTTAGTTTCATATTTTACTCCAAAAGTTATGTACTccactttttttttctctctcataGTTCGTATTACTTTTTACTAATATtggcattaattttttttcaaggTGAAATCATTCTGTGAAGTTCAATCTGTTGATGTCCCTGATATGAGTACTTGTTATGTAGAGAGACGAGGTCGTGCTCGACGTCAAAGAGATAATGTTTCAGTTGAACATCATTATCGAGTTGATATTTTCAATGCTGCTATTGATTTCCAATTACAGGAACTGAACAACAGATTTAGTGAGAAAGCAGTGGAGTTTCTCATGCTTAGTTGTGCTTTGGATCCTAGAGAATGGTGCAAAGGATTTCAGGTCGACAACTTATGCAAGCTTGTTCACAAGTTCTATCCTCAAGATTTTACAGATTTTGAGAAAGAAGAACTGAGAGTTCAATTACTTCATTTTGAGGCAGAGATCACTAAAAATGGTGATGCGCAAAAACTATCTGGTATTTCTGAATTATGCCGATGGTTGGTGGAGACCAAAAAATCAGATATTTATCCACTTATTCATAGATTGATTAAGCTCATATTAACTTTGCCGGTCTCAACAGCTACTACT
This genomic stretch from Spinacia oleracea cultivar Varoflay chromosome 3, BTI_SOV_V1, whole genome shotgun sequence harbors:
- the LOC130470144 gene encoding uncharacterized protein codes for the protein MGKQSKIDSIFKRKSTEISENNGDGDFSSLLAENLAIENRPSKHHRVETMEEIEYSQEVDAVFCLLCFLFNKPNGHPGQRAFTVDGFRNWKKVRNGMRCPLLNHVGKDPNSSHKLCEQACEDLLNQAQHMPHGCAMRGHDEKRGSVNRGNFLELVTLLSSYDKNVAKVVLDNAPKNASYISPDSQKEILQVVSEKVKWAIREEINNANYCIIVDEASDMSRKEQMAIVLRYVDNDGFVRERFFSLVHVSDTSSMTLKNEICSVLSHYGFDIRNIRGQGYDGASNMRGEWNGLQALISRECPYAYYIHCFAHRLQLALVAASKEVIPVYQFFSKLASIVTFVLGSCKRSDELRATFATEIASLIESNELQTGTGLNQMMNLQRPGDTRWSSHLKSISSLIKMFRATCNVLGKIVDEGNTPSQRGEAFSSLEAMNSFEFVFVLHLMKEIMEITDSLCQALQRKSQDILNAMHLVSSTKDLLQNLRDNGWETLLAKVKSFCEVQSVDVPDMSTCYVERRGRARRQRDNVSVEHHYRVDIFNAAIDFQLQELNNRFSEKAVEFLMLSCALDPREWCKGFQVDNLCKLVHKFYPQDFTDFEKEELRVQLLHFEAEITKNGDAQKLSGISELCRWLVETKKSDIYPLIHRLIKLILTLPVSTATTERAFSAMTIVKTRLRNKMDDDFLENCLIIYIEREIAKKFSVDSIINGFRDMKERRALL